One region of Alosa alosa isolate M-15738 ecotype Scorff River chromosome 1, AALO_Geno_1.1, whole genome shotgun sequence genomic DNA includes:
- the fuz gene encoding protein fuzzy homolog, with protein sequence MLQTEGVQLLCLTASSGVPLFSRGSSKQLPFSVIGSLNGVHMFGAGQSALLSCCETDRGDRVVWRVFRDSVMLIAVCSGGDGTFTELQLCRLLENTWNCMVLILGQEELSNVRNVERLKRDLRSCYRLIDRLLDRGDESVMGDLTHCADCLLPPNTSLLQDALDAFTQASDSEFGCLLIRGRVAVATEKWWRLVSQEVMLLSLLVCCLSGTASCDYPVFLPVGSPTVAHRLLRFQLLQGVDVCTLCGPAPSLHHAETELVGRFWSPLLETLHGCLEQTLHSPVPSVALHPDILALLLINRESSQSLSIPGRPTALTHQDGPPVPSVLRRWELLRLFYTFAVTRYFTSGEVATAPAAAEPLQEDFSQGFCHVPLHCYLVTDECKCYGLQTPQHQLFLLASLAMPTFALRSTATQTLTSITAATGF encoded by the coding sequence ATGTTGCAGACGGAGGGAGTTCAGCTGCTCTGCCTGACAGCTTCCAGTGGGGTGCCGCTCTTCTCCCGCGGCTCATCTAAACAGCTTCCCTTCTCCGTCATTGGATCACTGAACGGTGTCCACATGTTTGGTGCTGGACAGAGTGCTCTACTTTCGTGCTGTGAGACAGATCGTGGCGACCGAGTAGTTTGGAGAGTTTTTCGAGACAGCGTGATGCTCATTGCGGTCTGCAGTGGCGGAGACGGCACCTTCACAGAGCTCCAGTTGTGCCGCCTACTGGAGAATACTTGGAACTGCATGGTGTTGATACTAGGCCAGGAGGAACTGTCCAATGTTCGCAATGTGGAGCGCCTGAAAAGGGACTTACGTTCTTGTTATCGCCTCATTGACCGACTGCTGGACCGAGGAGATGAAAGTGTCATGGGTGACCTGACTCACTGTGCTGACTGTCTCCTGCCCCCAAACACCAGTCTGCTTCAGGATGCCCTTGATGCCTTCACTCAAGCTTCAGACAGTGAATTTGGCTGCCTGTTGATCCGTGGTCGTGTTGCCGTGGCCACTGAGAAGTGGTGGCGTCTTGTCTCTCAGGAGGTAATGCTCTTATCACTGCTGGTATGCTGCCTGTCGGGAACTGCCTCGTGTGACTACCCTGTGTTCCTCCCAGTGGGCAGCCCTACAGTGGCTCACCGGCTCCTTCGCTTCCAGCTTCTACAGGGGGTGGACGTGTGCACGCTGTGCGGCCCGGCCCCGTCGCTTCACCACGCGGAGACTGAGCTCGTGGGACGCTTCTGGTCTCCCCTGCTGGAGACACTCCACGGCTGCCTGGAGCAAACCCTGCACAGCCCTGTCCCATCCGTCGCCCTGCATCCAGACATCCTGGCTCTGTTGCTGATCAACCGCGAGAGCAGCCAGTCTCTGTCCATCCCTGGTCGCCCCACTGCCTTGACCCATCAGGACGGCCCCCCTGTGCCCTCTGTTCTGCGGCGCTGGGAGCTGCTGCGGCTCTTCTACACGTTTGCCGTCACGCGCTACTTCACCTCTGGAGAGGTGGccacagcaccagcagcagcagagcccCTGCAGGAGGACTTCTCCCAGGGCTTCTGCCACGTGCCCCTGCACTGCTACCTGGTGACAGACGAGTGCAAGTGCTATGGGCTCCAGACGCCCCAGCATCAGCTCTTCCTGTTGGCCTCGCTCGCCATGCCCACCTTTGCACTGCGCTCCACCGCCACCCAGACTCTTACCTCAATAACAGCAGCCACAGGCTTCTGA
- the gpt gene encoding LOW QUALITY PROTEIN: alanine aminotransferase 2-like (The sequence of the model RefSeq protein was modified relative to this genomic sequence to represent the inferred CDS: inserted 1 base in 1 codon), whose product MSENGVTVRRSKVLTIDTMNATVKKVEYAVRGPIVQRAWQIEKELKEGAKKPFTEVIKANIGDAHAMGQQPITFFRQVLALCSYPELLNNNNFPEDAKSRARRILQGCGGKSIGAYSASQGIECIRQDVARYIERRDGGVPCDPDNVYLSTGASDGIVTMLKLLVAGEGRSRTGIMISIPQYPLYSAALAELDAVQVNYYLNEEKCWSLDISELQRSLEAARKHCNPRALCIINPGNPTGQVQSRQCIEDVIRFAAKERLFLMADEVYQDNVYADGCQFHSFKKVLFEMGPEYSDTVELASFHSTSKCYMGECGFRGGYMEVINMDPEVKAQLTKLVSVRLCPPVPGQALMDLVVNPPQPGEPSHGTFMKERNAVLSALAEKAKLTEQILNTVPGITCNPVQGAMYSFPXITLPERAIQEAKEKGQAPDMLYCMKLLEETGICLVPGSGFGQRDGTYHFRMTILPPTDKLKILLSKLKEFHQKFTKHYS is encoded by the exons ATGTCCGAGAACGGGGTAACCGTGCGGAGGAGCAAGGTGTTGACCATCGATACAATGAATGCAACCGTGAAGAAAGTTGAGTATGCTGTCAGGGGACCGATTGTACAACGCGCATGGCAAATTGAGAAAGAGCTTAAAGAG GGTGCTAAAAAGCCGTTTACAGAGGTCATCAAAGCCAACATTGGTGATGCCCATGCCATGGGTCAGCAGCCAATCACCTTCTTCAGACAG GTCCTGGCCCTGTGTTCTTATCCAGAGCTGCTGAACAATAACAACTTCCCAGAGGACGCTAAGAGCAGAGCCCGTCGCATTCTGCAGGGATGTGGAGGGAAAAGCATTG gagcgtACAGTGCCAGCCAAGGCATCGAGTGCATACGGCAGGATGTTGCCCGCTACATCGAGCGTCGGGATGGCGGCGTGCCCTGTGACCCGGACAACGTATATCTCAGCACAGGGGCCAGCGATGGCATTGTG ACCATGCTGAAGCTGCTGGTAGCGGGCGAGGGCCGGAGCCGCAcgggtatcatgatctccatcCCCCAGTATCCCCTCTACTCGGCGGCCCTGGCCGAGCTGGACGCCGTGCAGGTCAACTACTACCTGAATGAGGAGAAGTGCTGGAGCCTGGACATCAGTGAGCTACAGCGCTCTCTAGAGGCTGCCAGGAAGCATTGCAACCCCCGCGCTCTCTGCATCATCAACCCAGGCAACCCAACAG GTCAGGTTCAAAGCAGGCAGTGTATTGAAGATGTGATCCGATTCGCTGCCAAGGAGCGTCTCTTCCTTATGGCTGATGAG GTGTATCAGGATAATGTGTATGCTGATGGTTGCCAGTTCCACTCCTTTAAGAAGGTTCTGTTTGAGATGGGACCTGAGTACTCCGACACTGTGGAGCTGGCCTCCTTCCATTCCACCTCCAAGTGCTACATGGGAGA GTGTGGTTTCCGAGGAGGCTACATGGAGGTGATCAACATGGACCCTGAGGTGAAGGCCCAGCTCACCAAGCTGGTGTCAGTGCGCCTGTGTCCCCCTGTCCCCGGCCAGGCCCTCATGGACCTGGTGGTGAACCCCCCCCAGCCAGGGGAGCCCTCCCATGGCACCTTCATGAAG GAGCGCAATGCCGTGCTGAGCGCCCTTGCAGAGAAGGCCAAGCTGACGGAGCAGATTCTGAACACAGTGCCAGGCATCACCTGTAACCCGGTGCAGGGCGCCATGTACTCCTTCC GCATCACGCTGCCAGAGCGCGCCATCCAGGAGGCTAAG GAGAAAGGGCAGGCTCCTGACATGCTGTACTGCATGAAGCTGCTGGAGGAGACTGGCATCTGTCTGGTCCCAGGTAGTGGCTTTGGCCAGAGAGATGGCACCTACCACTTCAG AATGACCATTTTACCTCCAACTGACAAACTGAAGATTCTTCTCAGCAAATTGAAGGAGTTTCACCAGAAATTCACCAAGCATTACTCATAA